The genomic interval GTTCGAGCGACGGTTTCGGGGTCGGCGTCGGGGTCTTCAGGAACGTTTGCGGTGATAAAGAAGTCATCAGCCTCGCCAGGTCGTGGCGCGGTCAGGAAGTTGTTCGCACCGTATGCGTACAGCCGGCGGTCGTCGAATTCCCGACACTGCTGGACGAGTTCGTTCAGGCGCTCTTCGTCGCCCTTGTTCTCGTTGCCGAGGGTGAACGCGACGAACGAGGGGTGATTGCCGTAGGTCTCGAGGATGCGCGTGGCTTCTCGCTTGTAGTAGTCGTAGTCGCCGTCGTCGACGAGAGAAGTGCCAAAGTCCCACTGGGAACACTCCGGCTGGAGGTAGATGCCGACCTGATCGGCGGCCTCAAAGGCGGCTGTCGGCGGACACCAACTGTGGAAGCGATAGTGGTTGATGCCGTAGGATTTCGCCGTTTCCATGTGCTCGACCCACTCGGCGGTCGTCGTCGGCGGGTAGCCAGTTTTGGGAAAGACACAGCAGTCGGTTCGCCCGCGCAAGATGATTGTGCGGCCGTTGACCGCAAACTGCGTCCCGCCAACTTCGAACGCACAGAGACCGACCGTCGTCTCGTATTCGTCAACACCGCTGTCTGTGTCCGTCTCGAATGCGAGCGAGATGGAGAGATTGTACGACGCCGGCGAGAACTCGTCCCAGGTGAGTGCATCCGGGCCGAGGTCGTAGGTACACTCGAGCGTTGTTTGCCCATCCGTCCATTCCGCGGCGTTGACGGAGATAGCCCGCTCGAGTGGCTCAGGCATGTGCACCTCATCGTCAGTCACGCTCCGGGCGGTCGCGGTCAGCGTTCCCTCGAGTGGGCGTGCGGATAGTGCATCGAGCGTCACCGCCAAATCGACCGTGTTGTCGGCGAGGTTCGGCGTCGTTCTGACACGCTCGATGCGGACCTGCGGGCTGGCATCCAGACGGATCTCGCCGACGATACCGTTCCAGTTGGTCTGTGTGTGCTCAGTCGCTGCATGTGAGCGCTCGACGCCGGTACGAGCCATCGACTCATCGGCGTTGTCGACACGAATCGCAAGGTCGTGTTCGCCGCGCTCGAGATCCGTCGGGAACTCGTAGACGTGTGGCGTGCTCAGACACACTCGCGAGCCGAGTCGTTCCCCGTCGAGCCAGACCTCGGTTGGCCGGGTACGCTCGAGTGTCAGCGTCACTCGCTTTCCCGCCCACTCGTCAGGAATCGTTACGGTGCGGCGATACCAGGCAGGTCCCTCGTAGCGATGCGTGCGCTCGAGATGGTCTCGAGAGCGCTCGTTGACGGGGTCGCCGTAGCCGTACTCGTCGGTCGTTCCGGGCAGATAGATCGTCCCGTCAACCTCGTCGGACGGGTTCTCGCGGTAGCCCTCGTCGTCCGGATCGAGTCGGAGTGTCCACGGCCCCGACAGCGAAATCGTGTCCATAGCTACCCCACCGACTGCTGGCACATAATTCGGTCGTGGTTGTGTGTAGCCTTGTCCGAGACGTTCAATGCACAACGGCACGAGTATCGAGTGAGACTGTTTCCACCAACAGCGACCACAGCATATGACACCGTCATCTTCACCTAATCGACTGCCGGCCGAGACCCGCCTCGGGCGGTGCGCGCTCACCGTTTCCGACCTCACAGAACAGATCTCCTTCTATCGCGATGTCGTCGGACTCGTCGTCTTCGAGCGCTCCCCGACGACTGCCGTCCTCGGTGCGGGTGAGACGTCGTTGCTCATCCTCGAGCGCGACGAGGACGCACCGGCCCGATCCGAGACGGGCGCGGGGCTCTATCACAACGCGTTTCGCGTGCCGTCGCGGCCCGCACTCGGCGCTGCCCTCGAGCGGATTCGGAGCCGCTGGCGACTCGATGGCGCAGCCGACCACCTGGTGAGCGAGGCGCTGTACCTCACCGATCCCGAGGGAAACGGTGTGGAGATCTATCGAGACTTTCCGCGCGAAGACTGGCCGCGGACCGATTCGGGTCGCGTCCAGATGGGGACCGATCCGCTCGATCGCTCACAGCTCGCGGCCGACAGTACGGGCGCTGAAACCGCCCCGCCAGCGACTGATCTTGGCCACATTCACCTCGAGGTTACGTCGTTGTCAGCGTTCGAGGCGTTCTACGTCGACACGCTCGGATTCGAGGCGCAAATGACGACCTCCAACGTGGCGTTCGTCTCAGCGGGCGGCTACCACCACCATCTCGGAGCGAACATCTGGAATCGTCGAACAACGGCGCAGGCGGGACGCGGGATAGCGTGGTTCGAACTCTGTGTCCCCGACGAACAGGCGCTCGAGGCGATCACACAACGACTCGAGGACAGCGACACTACGTATACACGCGAGAGCGGAATTGTCGTCACCGACCCTGACGGAATCTCTGTCCGACTCCAAGTCGACTAAGGTCAGTGTCGACTGTCACGCGTCACCGGCTACCGCGTCCGCAGTTCGAAGTGACCACCGTGTGCGTGAACTACGGGTTCGCCGTTCGATTGCTGTGTATTGACGCGTAGTGGCTCCTATCGAACACCTCGAGCGACTCACGAAACTCGAAAATAGGGGTGTGGAGCGATTACTCCGAAAGGAGTTCGCTGACGTACTGTTCTTCCCAGTCACGGCGGGCTTCGATTTCACGCTGTCCACGACGGGTGAGCGTATAGAAGTTCGTCCGGCGGTCTTCTTGGCCCTTCTCGACGAGGCCCTTGTCGACGATTGTATCGAGGTTAGGGTACAGTCGCCCGTGGTGGATCTCCTTTTCGTAGTAGTCCTCAAGTTCGTCTTTGATCGCGAGCCCGTGTGGTTCGTCCTGTCCAGCGATCGTGTACAGCAGGTCGCGTTGGAATCCCGTGAGATCGTACATATCTACCTTGGTACAAGTAAGGAAAGTAGATAATAGTTCCGGAAGCAGTCTGAATCTCCGCCACTGGCTCGAGTACTTCTCTCCCCCTTCTGACTACATGTTGAATCGACATTTAGAACTACTGTTGTATTTGTACCATGTTCATCGGACACTCGAGTCATATTCGGGATATTGGTTCTCTGAGTCCTATCCGAACCATTTGCCTCGGCTCGCTTGTTCGTAAATATATCGTGGAGAATGATTTATAACACACAAGTGTGGAAGAAATGGCGTTCCAGTGTGTCAGATTAGTTATCACATTGCGGCAGAAGGGTTGGACTGTAATATTAGCGTTTCGCGTGTTGGGGTCAATGTCGCTCATCACCGTCAGTGATATGTTCTGGATTTTGATATCCGTGATCGGACTCTTGGGTGGCTGGTCTAATCACATCGTTCTGGGTTGTCGACTTCCTTCGTTTCTCGATATCTCCGGTGATTCTCACTGCCAGTTCCAGTCGTCTCTGGATACAACACATATATGATATGTACTTCGAGCTTACGCTTCTACTGTTCGCTTCGAGCACAATATCAGATTTGGTATACTCGACGCTTATTCTCTCAATTATCGTGATAGGAGGACCACAACCGCCTCATGCATGTAATTATAACTGCACTCAATCTATAGGCCGTCACTCAGTCACAGACGTACTATTGTACGCATCAAACAGCAGTTTTACGGCCTATCTGTTGAAGTAGGTCGTTGCCAATTGGGTGTAATCACTTCCAGTCACTATTTCTAACTCTCTACAATACAGTGTCTGTGTACAATAGTTTATATTTTGATCTATGGCCAGTCAATCCAGACCCGCATCGGACACGAGTCGCGATTATCCCATGCGTAGTATGGGATTGCAGTCACGGGTTCCGTCCTGGTCTTGGTTTCGTCCGCCTGGCGATACAGTTTCCCGTCCCATCCCTCGAGCGAGGGAACCGTCGCATCGGCCTCGAGAATGGTCACACCCTCGAGAAGGTCTGAGCGGTGTGTTGGCGTAAATTCGGTCGTCGAATCAATCCGGTACTGGTGGACCGGTCGGTCGTTGTCGACGGTCTCGAGACAGTAGACGAGCGGGCCACGCGTAATCGCGAGGCGGCCAGCAGTTGCGGCGACG from Natronolimnobius sp. AArcel1 carries:
- a CDS encoding sugar-binding domain-containing protein, with translation MDTISLSGPWTLRLDPDDEGYRENPSDEVDGTIYLPGTTDEYGYGDPVNERSRDHLERTHRYEGPAWYRRTVTIPDEWAGKRVTLTLERTRPTEVWLDGERLGSRVCLSTPHVYEFPTDLERGEHDLAIRVDNADESMARTGVERSHAATEHTQTNWNGIVGEIRLDASPQVRIERVRTTPNLADNTVDLAVTLDALSARPLEGTLTATARSVTDDEVHMPEPLERAISVNAAEWTDGQTTLECTYDLGPDALTWDEFSPASYNLSISLAFETDTDSGVDEYETTVGLCAFEVGGTQFAVNGRTIILRGRTDCCVFPKTGYPPTTTAEWVEHMETAKSYGINHYRFHSWCPPTAAFEAADQVGIYLQPECSQWDFGTSLVDDGDYDYYKREATRILETYGNHPSFVAFTLGNENKGDEERLNELVQQCREFDDRRLYAYGANNFLTAPRPGEADDFFITANVPEDPDADPETVARTPIRGTGHINDTPPSTTVDYEAELEAYDIPVIGHEIGQYQIHPDYDETRKYRGVLRARNLERFERSLADRFMAGRDTAFQEASGQLAISCYREDIEAALRTEGFGGFQLLGLQDFPGQGTAMVGVLDSFCESKGLLEAHEWRQFCAARVPLLSFDQYTFTTADTFVAEATFANYGPGAVTDATAVWSITAPDGTDIATGIIECETLGQGALTTVGTINEALSDVDAPAELEVTLTVSGTDEADGSAVEQTTSYPLWVYPETTESVDDAAEITVVRRFNEDAQERLDAGETVLLLPEPSALRYSLEGAFQPDFWNYEVFKQNGKPGTLGLTTDSDHPLFDAFPTEGYADWQWWSLLRHSRPMILNDAPAEFEPAIQIIDTIYRNHKLGVYAETAVGDGKLAICTLDLSHDDPAVRQFRHSLESYLTSEEFAPEASLSSGVLESLFNAGNESDGVYGDDAGAWVEFDGNTDD
- a CDS encoding VOC family protein: MTPSSSPNRLPAETRLGRCALTVSDLTEQISFYRDVVGLVVFERSPTTAVLGAGETSLLILERDEDAPARSETGAGLYHNAFRVPSRPALGAALERIRSRWRLDGAADHLVSEALYLTDPEGNGVEIYRDFPREDWPRTDSGRVQMGTDPLDRSQLAADSTGAETAPPATDLGHIHLEVTSLSAFEAFYVDTLGFEAQMTTSNVAFVSAGGYHHHLGANIWNRRTTAQAGRGIAWFELCVPDEQALEAITQRLEDSDTTYTRESGIVVTDPDGISVRLQVD
- a CDS encoding PadR family transcriptional regulator, which encodes MYDLTGFQRDLLYTIAGQDEPHGLAIKDELEDYYEKEIHHGRLYPNLDTIVDKGLVEKGQEDRRTNFYTLTRRGQREIEARRDWEEQYVSELLSE